From Rhodovastum atsumiense, a single genomic window includes:
- a CDS encoding PHA/PHB synthase family protein, which translates to MPPARRMPPRAAVADRAGLPGLDIFDRMVRAIQARMTQGISPTAVASAWMDWIVHLASAPGKQLALSARASQAMLRHGMWLAHAALGPVEPLVAPDAHDSRFADPAWKQWPFNAVVQSYLLSEAWWLETAHRVPGMTSRHEQEVTFMLRQLCDMFAPGNIPWINPVVIARAAREGGFNLLRGGHNWLEDMERLLTDRPPVGTEAFLPGRDVAVTPGRVIYRNDLMELIQYAPATDAVCAEPILIVPAWIMKFYVLDLSPDNSLVRWLVAQGHVVFIISWKNPGADDRDVGLDDYRRKGVMAAMDAIAAVLPGRKVHLCGYCIGGTIAMIAAATMARDHDERLASLTLLAAQTDFAEAGELMLFLDERQIDYLDDLMWAQGYLDTRQMAGAFQALRSNELVWSRLVRTYVLGEREPMADLAAWNSDQTRMPARMHSEYLRGLFLENRLSAGRFAVDGRVIVMRDVRVPIFAVGTARDHIAPWRSVYKVSLFADTDITFALASGGHNVGIVCPPDSPKGSFQMLTRPENEQYIDPDTWAALAPHHDGSWWPAWERWLVAAGSETRVAPPAMGAPAQGLVPLDAAPGRYVHMV; encoded by the coding sequence ATGCCCCCCGCCCGCAGGATGCCGCCGCGCGCCGCCGTGGCCGATCGGGCCGGGCTGCCGGGCCTGGATATCTTCGACCGGATGGTTCGGGCCATCCAGGCCCGGATGACCCAGGGCATTTCGCCCACGGCGGTGGCCAGTGCCTGGATGGACTGGATCGTCCATCTCGCGTCGGCCCCCGGCAAGCAACTCGCCTTGTCCGCGCGCGCGAGCCAGGCGATGCTGCGCCATGGCATGTGGCTGGCCCATGCCGCCCTGGGGCCGGTCGAGCCCCTGGTCGCGCCGGACGCGCATGATTCGCGCTTCGCCGACCCGGCCTGGAAGCAATGGCCGTTCAATGCCGTGGTCCAGTCCTATCTGCTGAGCGAGGCCTGGTGGCTGGAAACCGCGCATCGCGTGCCGGGCATGACCAGCCGCCACGAGCAGGAAGTGACCTTCATGCTGCGCCAGCTCTGCGACATGTTCGCCCCGGGCAACATCCCCTGGATCAATCCGGTGGTGATCGCCCGCGCCGCGCGCGAGGGCGGCTTCAACCTGCTGCGCGGCGGGCACAACTGGCTGGAGGACATGGAGCGCCTGCTGACCGACCGGCCCCCCGTGGGCACGGAGGCGTTCCTGCCGGGGCGCGACGTCGCGGTCACGCCGGGCCGGGTGATCTACCGCAACGACCTGATGGAGCTGATCCAGTACGCACCCGCCACCGACGCGGTGTGCGCCGAGCCGATCCTGATCGTGCCAGCCTGGATCATGAAGTTCTACGTGCTCGATCTCAGCCCCGACAATTCCCTGGTCCGTTGGCTGGTGGCGCAGGGCCATGTCGTGTTCATCATTTCCTGGAAAAATCCCGGGGCAGATGACCGCGACGTCGGCCTGGACGACTACCGCCGCAAGGGCGTCATGGCGGCCATGGATGCGATCGCTGCGGTGCTGCCCGGCCGCAAGGTCCATCTCTGCGGCTACTGCATCGGCGGCACCATCGCCATGATCGCCGCGGCGACCATGGCGCGCGACCATGACGAGCGCCTGGCCAGCCTCACGCTGCTCGCGGCGCAGACCGACTTCGCCGAGGCGGGCGAGCTGATGCTGTTCCTCGATGAACGGCAGATCGACTATCTCGACGACCTGATGTGGGCGCAGGGCTACCTGGACACGCGGCAGATGGCCGGCGCCTTCCAGGCGCTGCGCTCCAACGAGCTGGTGTGGTCGCGGCTGGTCCGCACCTATGTGCTCGGCGAGCGCGAGCCGATGGCCGATCTCGCCGCCTGGAACAGCGACCAGACCCGCATGCCCGCACGCATGCACAGCGAGTACCTGCGCGGGTTGTTCCTCGAGAACCGGCTGTCGGCGGGGCGCTTCGCCGTGGATGGGCGGGTCATCGTCATGCGGGACGTGCGCGTGCCGATCTTCGCCGTCGGCACCGCGCGCGATCACATCGCGCCGTGGCGGTCCGTCTACAAGGTCAGCCTGTTCGCCGATACCGACATCACCTTCGCGCTGGCCAGCGGCGGGCACAATGTCGGCATCGTCTGTCCGCCGGACTCGCCGAAAGGGAGCTTCCAGATGCTGACCCGTCCGGAAAACGAGCAGTACATCGATCCCGATACCTGGGCCGCGCTGGCACCACACCATGACGGCTCGTGGTGGCCGGCCTGGGAACGCTGGCTGGTGGCGGCCGGATCGGAGACGCGGGTGGCGCCGCCGGCGATGGGGGCACCTGCCCAGGGGCTGGTGCCGCTCGACGCGGCGCCGGGCCGTTACGTGCACATGGTGTAG
- the mprF gene encoding bifunctional lysylphosphatidylglycerol flippase/synthetase MprF has protein sequence MLAPPQTEPTAGQPAMPGGLLQRLRRFLLPALGLLACGVILVLLQQLSSGIDYHATITVLRGLPLSVLGWSVLATVISYAALIGRDATLLPLAGTRVAPVPLLLGAACGSALGNAVGTGALTGGAVRYRVYGSVGVRPEQIAQLMLLITVSFTAGLVVLTAVSGVVAAPAIAAMLHLPEAAVRLPSVAILVASGIGLLFCRAGGPPLRIGRLRIARLSRRAALAQLFLVGIDLLGAGLALWVLLPDGRTGLVEFMAIFTAAITLGVISHVPGGLGVFEAVVVFALRDSVSPDQAIAALLAYRAIYFLLPLLLSGILVAAFELRAVSGRLAPQYGERVRRAVDQLAPPFLGVITFAIGAMLLVSGATPSFRQRLDLLSMAAPLWLVEASHFLGSLVGVVLLFVARGLFHRLDGAWWLAMVLTSVSLVLSLAKGLAFGEATLLLCLLLTLWGVRPRFNRPASLLQHPLTPGWLMAIATVTIVAVWSMLFAFRDTAYTHDLWWQFAFDARAPRALRATVAAAAFATGLALWVLLRGASARAVPPSAQDLLDAAQIIRTQERSSALLALMGDKSFLFSASRRAFLMYACRGRSWIALYDPVGPREEWAELIWRFVELADSQDGRVAFYQVRPENLPLYLDAGLRLIKLGEEAVIRLDDFTLQGGQRSHLRYALRRGERDGLTFELVPEAAVPEIAPMLARISDAWLKTQQTREKGFSVAAFGPAYLAAQSVALVRQHGAPVAFVTVMATGHGGEATIGIMRHTPDASAYAMEFLFTRLALHLKEHGFHALSLGMAPLAGLAPTPLASSWHHLASLLWQHGGRLYNFQGLRAFKNKFAPSWEPRYLAASGTIGPYLALADVTMLTGAGRP, from the coding sequence CCCTGCTGCCGCTGGCCGGAACGCGGGTCGCGCCGGTGCCCTTGCTGCTGGGCGCGGCCTGCGGGTCGGCCCTCGGCAATGCCGTGGGGACCGGCGCCCTGACCGGCGGCGCCGTGCGCTACCGCGTCTATGGTTCGGTGGGCGTGCGTCCCGAGCAGATCGCACAACTGATGCTGTTGATCACCGTCAGCTTCACCGCCGGGCTGGTGGTGCTGACGGCCGTCAGCGGCGTGGTCGCCGCCCCCGCCATCGCGGCGATGCTGCATCTGCCGGAAGCCGCCGTACGCCTGCCATCGGTGGCGATCCTGGTCGCCTCCGGCATCGGGCTGCTGTTCTGCCGGGCCGGAGGACCGCCGCTCCGGATCGGACGGCTGCGCATCGCCCGCCTCAGCCGTCGCGCCGCCCTCGCCCAACTGTTCCTGGTTGGCATTGATCTGCTGGGGGCCGGCCTGGCGTTGTGGGTGCTGTTGCCGGACGGCCGCACCGGTCTGGTCGAGTTCATGGCGATCTTCACGGCGGCGATCACGCTCGGCGTCATCAGCCATGTGCCGGGCGGGCTGGGCGTGTTCGAGGCGGTGGTGGTGTTCGCCCTGCGCGACAGCGTCTCCCCCGACCAGGCCATCGCCGCGCTGCTCGCCTATCGTGCGATCTACTTCCTGCTGCCGCTGCTGCTCTCCGGCATCCTGGTCGCCGCCTTCGAGCTGCGCGCCGTCAGCGGACGGCTCGCGCCGCAGTACGGCGAACGGGTGCGGCGGGCGGTCGACCAGCTCGCGCCCCCCTTCCTGGGCGTCATCACCTTCGCCATCGGCGCCATGCTGCTGGTCTCCGGCGCCACCCCGTCCTTCCGGCAACGGCTGGACCTGCTCAGCATGGCCGCGCCGCTCTGGCTGGTGGAAGCATCCCATTTCCTGGGCAGCCTGGTGGGCGTGGTGCTGCTGTTCGTCGCCCGCGGCCTGTTCCACCGGCTGGACGGGGCGTGGTGGCTGGCCATGGTGCTGACCAGCGTCAGCCTGGTGCTCTCGCTGGCCAAGGGCCTGGCCTTCGGGGAAGCCACGCTGCTGCTTTGCCTGCTGCTCACGCTGTGGGGGGTACGTCCGCGCTTCAACCGCCCGGCGTCCCTGCTGCAGCACCCGCTGACGCCGGGCTGGCTGATGGCGATCGCCACGGTCACCATCGTCGCCGTCTGGTCGATGCTGTTCGCCTTCCGCGACACCGCCTACACCCATGACCTGTGGTGGCAGTTCGCCTTCGATGCCCGTGCCCCGCGGGCGCTGCGCGCCACCGTCGCCGCCGCCGCGTTCGCGACCGGGCTGGCGCTGTGGGTGCTGCTGCGCGGCGCCTCCGCCCGTGCCGTGCCGCCGAGCGCGCAGGATCTGCTGGACGCGGCGCAGATCATCCGCACCCAGGAGCGCAGCAGCGCCCTGCTCGCCCTGATGGGGGACAAGAGCTTTCTGTTCTCGGCCTCCCGGCGCGCCTTCCTGATGTATGCCTGCCGCGGACGCAGTTGGATCGCGCTCTATGATCCGGTGGGCCCGCGCGAGGAATGGGCGGAGCTGATCTGGCGCTTCGTCGAGCTGGCGGATTCCCAGGACGGCCGCGTCGCCTTCTACCAGGTGCGGCCGGAGAACCTGCCGCTTTACCTCGATGCCGGGCTGCGGCTGATCAAGCTGGGCGAGGAAGCGGTGATCCGGCTGGACGATTTCACCCTGCAAGGCGGGCAGCGCAGCCACCTGCGCTATGCGCTGCGGCGCGGCGAGCGTGACGGGCTGACCTTCGAGCTGGTCCCCGAAGCGGCGGTGCCGGAAATCGCCCCCATGCTCGCGCGCATTTCCGATGCCTGGCTGAAGACGCAGCAGACCCGCGAGAAAGGCTTCTCGGTGGCGGCGTTCGGGCCGGCCTACCTGGCCGCGCAATCGGTGGCGCTGGTGCGCCAGCACGGCGCCCCGGTCGCCTTCGTCACCGTGATGGCGACCGGGCACGGCGGCGAGGCCACCATCGGCATCATGCGCCACACGCCCGACGCATCGGCCTACGCAATGGAATTCCTGTTCACCCGGCTGGCGCTGCACCTGAAGGAACACGGGTTCCACGCGCTGAGCCTGGGCATGGCTCCGCTCGCAGGGCTGGCGCCGACGCCGCTCGCCTCGTCCTGGCATCACCTTGCCAGCCTGCTGTGGCAGCACGGCGGCCGGCTGTATAATTTCCAGGGATTGCGGGCCTTCAAGAACAAGTTCGCGCCGAGCTGGGAGCCGCGCTATCTCGCCGCCTCCGGCACCATCGGCCCCTATCTGGCGCTGGCTGACGTCACCATGCTGACCGGCGCGGGCCGGCCATGA
- a CDS encoding virulence factor family protein, with the protein MKPAPLLLALLGWLMLAAPARALDGGRYGEVRLQQPTGEVRGLVVLFSDAGGWEAADDATAQALAAAGAIVVGVDTPRYLRRLDQTRDACDDDAFNDAESLSHQLQRQHGAGVYLAPILAGTGIGGTLARVALAQAPANTIAGAVMLRPAAIIPGTRPLCAEPPATAADGGFAYPAAKTPPGFLAEAKEDRATGDGARTALVTAITPHLGATVPNAGNVSSLPLVEVPAAQPSGLMAIVLSGDGGWRDLDKTIAERLGQRGIPVVGWDCLRYFWSRKTPAQTAADLAAVIATYKARFQARHVALIGYSFGADVLPFAFNRLSPQLRESVALITLLGFSKAAEFEIRVAGWLGSAPSAAALPTTPEIDRVPGSLIQCVHGEKETDSACPALAARGAEVIRTRGGHHFGGDYVALATRIEEGLRRRVAP; encoded by the coding sequence ATGAAACCCGCCCCCCTGCTGCTCGCCCTGCTCGGCTGGCTGATGCTGGCCGCGCCGGCCCGGGCGCTGGATGGCGGCCGCTACGGCGAGGTGCGGCTGCAGCAGCCCACGGGCGAGGTGCGCGGCCTGGTCGTGCTGTTCTCCGATGCGGGTGGCTGGGAAGCCGCCGACGACGCCACCGCGCAGGCCCTGGCAGCGGCCGGCGCCATCGTGGTCGGGGTGGACACGCCCCGCTATCTCCGCCGCCTCGACCAGACCCGGGACGCGTGCGACGACGACGCCTTCAACGACGCCGAAAGCCTGAGCCACCAATTGCAGCGCCAGCACGGCGCCGGGGTGTACCTGGCGCCGATCCTCGCCGGCACCGGCATCGGCGGGACGCTCGCCCGGGTGGCGCTGGCCCAGGCCCCGGCCAACACGATCGCCGGGGCCGTGATGCTGCGGCCGGCCGCGATCATCCCCGGCACGCGGCCACTCTGCGCCGAGCCGCCGGCCACCGCCGCGGACGGAGGCTTCGCCTATCCTGCCGCGAAGACCCCGCCCGGCTTCCTCGCCGAGGCGAAGGAGGATCGGGCCACGGGCGACGGCGCGCGCACGGCACTGGTCACGGCGATCACCCCGCATCTCGGCGCGACCGTGCCGAATGCCGGCAACGTGTCCTCCCTGCCGCTGGTGGAAGTTCCGGCGGCACAGCCCTCCGGCCTGATGGCGATCGTGCTGTCCGGCGACGGCGGCTGGCGCGACCTCGACAAGACCATCGCCGAGCGGCTCGGCCAACGCGGTATCCCCGTCGTGGGCTGGGACTGCCTGCGCTATTTCTGGAGCCGCAAGACACCGGCGCAGACGGCGGCGGACCTCGCGGCGGTGATCGCCACCTACAAGGCACGCTTCCAGGCGCGTCACGTCGCCCTCATCGGCTATTCCTTCGGCGCCGACGTGCTGCCTTTCGCCTTCAACCGCCTGTCCCCCCAACTGCGCGAGTCGGTGGCATTGATCACGCTGCTCGGCTTCTCGAAGGCCGCCGAGTTCGAGATCCGGGTCGCCGGCTGGCTGGGCAGCGCACCGAGCGCCGCGGCGCTGCCGACCACGCCGGAAATCGACCGGGTGCCGGGCAGCCTGATCCAGTGCGTCCACGGGGAGAAGGAAACCGATTCCGCCTGCCCGGCCCTGGCGGCCCGCGGCGCCGAGGTGATCCGCACCCGCGGCGGGCACCATTTCGGGGGCGATTACGTGGCGCTGGCGACACGGATCGAGGAAGGCCTGCGGCGGCGCGTTGCGCCATAA
- the kduD gene encoding 2-dehydro-3-deoxy-D-gluconate 5-dehydrogenase KduD → MFALTGKIAVVTGCDTGLGQGMALGLAQAGCDIVGINVVPAAETATLVATTGRRFHDLRADLRTASAADVMAQAVAVFGGIDILVNNAGIIRRADAIEFSEKDWDDVVDLNLKAVFFMSQAAARQFISQGRGGRIINIASMLSFQGGIRVPSYTASKSGVMGLTKLMANEWSQHGITVNAIAPGYMATNNTAPLRADPVRSKEILDRIPAARWGLPADLAGPVVFLASEASAYVTGHTLAVDGGWLAR, encoded by the coding sequence ATGTTTGCACTGACTGGTAAGATTGCTGTCGTTACCGGTTGCGATACCGGTCTCGGGCAGGGGATGGCGCTCGGGCTGGCGCAGGCCGGCTGCGACATCGTGGGCATCAATGTCGTGCCCGCCGCCGAAACCGCCACGCTGGTCGCCACGACCGGGCGGCGCTTCCACGACCTGCGGGCGGATCTGCGCACCGCCTCGGCCGCGGACGTGATGGCACAGGCGGTCGCGGTGTTCGGCGGCATCGACATCCTGGTCAACAACGCCGGCATCATCCGCCGCGCCGACGCGATCGAATTCAGCGAGAAGGACTGGGACGACGTCGTCGACCTGAACCTGAAGGCGGTGTTCTTCATGTCGCAGGCGGCCGCGCGGCAGTTCATCAGCCAGGGTCGCGGCGGGCGCATCATCAACATCGCCTCGATGCTGTCCTTCCAGGGCGGCATCCGCGTGCCGTCCTATACCGCTTCGAAAAGCGGCGTGATGGGTCTGACCAAGCTGATGGCGAACGAATGGTCGCAGCACGGCATCACCGTGAACGCGATCGCGCCCGGCTACATGGCCACCAACAACACCGCGCCGCTGCGCGCCGATCCCGTGCGCAGCAAGGAAATCCTCGACCGCATCCCGGCCGCGCGCTGGGGCCTGCCGGCGGACCTGGCCGGGCCGGTGGTGTTCCTGGCCTCCGAAGCCTCGGCCTATGTCACCGGCCATACCCTGGCCGTCGACGGCGGCTGGCTCGCGCGTTAA
- a CDS encoding glycoside hydrolase family 15 protein — MPLRIEDYALIGDGETAALVGRDGSIDWLCLPRFDSAAMFAALLGTPGHGRWSIVPDGVIRHTTRRYRGDSLVLETDFETEDGVVTLRDCMPLRDGHADLVRLVIGRRGQVRMSMDLMLRFGYGRLIPWTYRAPDGALLGVCGPDQVALRTPVELQGDGRRITAGFTVSAKQRIPFHLVWTPSHLPPGPMVDVEAAIASTELFWRDWIAGCRIDGSPRPDLVCRSLITLKALTYAPTGGIAAAATTSLPETLGGSRNWDYRFCWLRDAALTLHALAGAGHLGEADAWRRWLLRAVAGSVTQVRALYGLAGEHHTPEMILPWLPGYEGSAPVRIGNAAGEQLQLDVAGEVIDAFYVARRMGLPPLAEGWTMASAVLERLERIWREPDEGIWEVRGPRRHFVHSKVMVWVAFDRAVRAVEEFGADGPVARWRAARDEVFAEVCARGYDPQLGSFVQSYGSQALDASLLLLPLVGFLPADDPRIRGTVAAIERRLMVGDGLVLRYLPDATVEGLTPTDEGAFLACTAWLGQVYALQGRRAEALAVLDRLAAIANDVGLLAEEYDPVLKRQVGNFPQAFSHLALVGLSLALRDASPPHP, encoded by the coding sequence ATGCCCCTGCGGATCGAGGACTACGCCCTGATCGGCGACGGAGAGACCGCGGCGCTGGTCGGCCGTGACGGTTCGATCGACTGGCTCTGCCTGCCGCGCTTCGACAGCGCCGCCATGTTCGCGGCCCTGCTCGGCACGCCCGGGCACGGGCGCTGGAGCATCGTCCCGGACGGCGTGATCCGCCACACCACACGTCGCTACCGGGGAGATTCGCTGGTTCTCGAAACGGATTTCGAGACGGAAGACGGGGTGGTGACGCTGCGGGACTGCATGCCGCTGCGTGACGGCCATGCCGACCTGGTACGCCTGGTGATCGGCCGGCGCGGCCAGGTGCGGATGAGCATGGACCTCATGCTGCGCTTCGGCTACGGCCGGCTGATCCCCTGGACCTACCGCGCCCCGGACGGTGCCCTGCTGGGGGTCTGCGGCCCCGACCAGGTGGCCCTGCGCACGCCGGTGGAGCTGCAGGGCGATGGCCGGCGCATCACCGCCGGCTTCACGGTCTCGGCGAAGCAGCGGATCCCGTTCCACCTGGTCTGGACGCCGTCGCATCTGCCCCCCGGCCCGATGGTGGACGTCGAGGCGGCGATCGCCAGTACCGAGCTGTTCTGGCGCGACTGGATCGCCGGCTGCCGGATCGATGGCAGCCCGCGCCCCGATCTGGTGTGCCGGTCCCTGATCACGCTGAAGGCGCTGACCTATGCGCCGACCGGCGGCATCGCCGCCGCCGCCACCACCTCCCTGCCCGAGACCCTCGGCGGCTCGCGCAACTGGGACTACCGCTTCTGCTGGCTGCGCGACGCCGCGCTGACGCTGCATGCCCTGGCAGGCGCCGGCCACCTGGGCGAGGCGGATGCCTGGCGGCGCTGGCTGCTGCGGGCGGTCGCGGGCAGCGTCACCCAGGTGCGGGCGCTCTATGGCCTGGCCGGCGAGCACCATACCCCGGAGATGATCCTGCCCTGGCTGCCGGGCTACGAGGGCTCAGCGCCGGTGCGCATCGGCAACGCCGCCGGCGAGCAATTGCAGCTCGACGTCGCCGGCGAGGTGATCGACGCCTTCTACGTCGCCCGGCGGATGGGCCTGCCGCCTTTGGCCGAGGGCTGGACAATGGCCAGCGCCGTGCTGGAACGACTGGAACGGATCTGGCGGGAACCGGACGAGGGCATCTGGGAAGTGCGCGGGCCGCGGCGCCATTTCGTGCATTCCAAGGTGATGGTCTGGGTTGCCTTCGACCGCGCCGTGCGGGCGGTGGAGGAATTCGGCGCCGATGGTCCGGTCGCGCGCTGGCGGGCGGCGCGCGACGAGGTGTTCGCCGAGGTCTGCGCGCGCGGCTACGACCCGCAGCTCGGCAGCTTCGTGCAGTCCTACGGATCGCAGGCCCTGGATGCGAGCCTGCTGCTGTTGCCCCTGGTCGGCTTCCTGCCGGCGGACGACCCGCGCATCCGCGGCACCGTCGCCGCCATCGAACGGCGGCTGATGGTGGGGGACGGGCTCGTGCTGCGCTACCTGCCCGACGCCACGGTCGAAGGACTGACGCCGACCGATGAAGGGGCTTTCCTGGCCTGCACGGCGTGGCTCGGCCAGGTCTACGCGCTGCAGGGGCGCCGGGCGGAGGCGCTGGCCGTGCTCGACCGGCTGGCCGCCATCGCCAATGACGTCGGGCTGCTGGCGGAAGAATACGACCCCGTCCTGAAACGCCAGGTCGGCAATTTTCCCCAGGCGTTTTCCCACCTCGCTTTGGTCGGCCTCTCGCTGGCGCTGCGGGACGCTTCGCCGCCACATCCCTGA
- a CDS encoding transglycosylase SLT domain-containing protein translates to MRRRGLRALAWLAALAVFAAPSAGRAAGAADAAQAALCTTAVQAAEARHDLPRGLLGTIAKVESGRPVTAMNDIRPWPWTINAEGTGLFFDSRAAAVAWAEQALARGVRSLDVGCMQVNLQAHPDAFRSLDEAFDPQTNATYAARFLRRLATEAQGDWNIAAGLYHSHTPELAASYRDRVAAMGAGIISGIGGPEPLYQRALRQGTLRLALAGGGVLVVNTTRQPRARPQRRRSACEVAAVLAPLLHTPPRPQSCRVAAR, encoded by the coding sequence ATGCGACGACGCGGTCTGCGGGCGTTGGCATGGCTGGCCGCGCTGGCCGTGTTCGCGGCACCATCGGCCGGCCGGGCGGCGGGGGCAGCGGATGCCGCCCAGGCCGCCCTCTGCACCACCGCCGTGCAGGCGGCCGAGGCCCGGCACGACCTGCCGCGCGGCCTGCTCGGCACCATCGCCAAGGTCGAGAGCGGACGGCCGGTCACGGCCATGAACGACATCCGTCCCTGGCCCTGGACGATCAATGCCGAAGGGACCGGCCTGTTCTTCGACAGCCGGGCCGCCGCCGTGGCCTGGGCCGAACAGGCGCTGGCACGCGGCGTGCGATCCCTGGATGTCGGCTGCATGCAGGTGAACCTGCAGGCCCATCCGGACGCCTTTCGCTCGCTCGACGAAGCCTTCGACCCGCAGACCAATGCCACCTACGCGGCACGCTTCCTCCGCCGGCTTGCCACGGAGGCGCAGGGCGACTGGAACATCGCCGCCGGGCTGTATCATTCGCACACGCCCGAGCTGGCGGCGAGCTATCGCGACCGCGTCGCCGCGATGGGCGCGGGCATCATCTCCGGCATCGGCGGGCCGGAGCCGCTGTACCAGCGCGCGCTGCGCCAGGGCACGCTGCGCCTCGCGCTTGCCGGTGGCGGCGTGCTGGTCGTCAACACCACCCGCCAGCCCCGCGCCCGCCCGCAACGGCGCCGCTCGGCCTGCGAGGTCGCGGCGGTGCTGGCACCGCTGCTGCACACGCCGCCGCGCCCGCAATCCTGTCGCGTCGCCGCGCGTTGA